The Chiloscyllium plagiosum isolate BGI_BamShark_2017 chromosome 28, ASM401019v2, whole genome shotgun sequence genome includes a region encoding these proteins:
- the LOC122563874 gene encoding tricarboxylate transport protein, mitochondrial-like, translating into MGSERPRWAAAGGGPRKVTHPVKAVLAGGIAGGIEICITFPTEYVKTQLQLDERANPPRYKGIGDCIRVTIRDHGPKGLYRGLSSLLYGSIPKSAVRFGTFEFLHSRMVDANGKLSHGRSFLCGLGAGIAEAVFVVCPMETIKVKFIHDQCSPNPKYQGFIHGVREIIQEQGFRGTYQGVTATVLKQGSNQAIRFFVMTTLRNWYKGDDLHKPINPFVTAAFGVTAGAASVFGNTPLDVVKTRMQGLESLKYRNTLDCALQIFKTEGLFAFYKGTIPRLGRVCLDVAIVFVIYEEVVKILNTIWKTD; encoded by the exons ATGGGCTCCGAGAGGCCCCGCTGGGCGGCGGCGGGGGGCGGCCCCAGGAAGGTCACCCACCCGGTGAAAgccgtgctggcag GTGGAATTGCTGGTGGaattgaaatttgtatcacattTCCAACCGAGTACGTGAAAACACAGTTACAGCTTGATGAGCGAGCAAATCCTCCACGTTATAAAGGCATTG GTGACTGTATCCGAGTGACCATCCGGGATCACGGGCCTAAAGGACTTTACCGTGGCCTCAGCTCCCTGCTGTATGGTTCCATTCCAAAATCAGCTGTCAG GTTTGGGACGTTTGAATTTCTACATAGCAGAATGGTTGATGCGAATGGGAAGCTGAGCCATGGGAGGAGCTTTCTGTGCGGCTTGGGAGCTGGAATAGCTGAAGCTGTGTTTGTTGTGTGCCCAATGGAGACAATAAAG GTGAAATTTATTCATGACCAATGTTCACCCAATCCTAAATACCAGGGGTTTATCCATGGTGTCCGAGAGATTATTCAGGAACAAG GTTTTCGAGGGACATACCAGGGGGTGACAGCTACCGTCCTCAAACAGGGCTCAAACCAAGCAATTCGCTTCTTTGTGATGACCACACTACGCAACTGGTATAAAG GTGACGATCTGCACAAACCAATCAATCCATTTGTCACAGCAGCGTTTGGAGTTACTGCTGGAGCAGCTAGTGTTTTTGGGAATACCCCTCTGGATGTTGTAAAGACAAGGATGCAG GGCCTTGAGTCTTTGAAGTACAGGAATACTTTGGATTGTGCACTTCAGATCTTTAAAACAGAGGGATTATTTGC GTTTTACAAAGGAACAATCCCACGTTTGGGCAGAGTGTGTTTGGATGTGGCCATTGTCTTTGTTATTTATGAAGAGGTTGTCAAAATTCTCAACACGATCTGGAAGACTGACTAA